The Halalkalibacter krulwichiae genome has a segment encoding these proteins:
- a CDS encoding sugar diacid recognition domain-containing protein → MYITEQIAQEIVDRTMAILPYNINVMDQEGRIIGSGDRGRIATKHEVAVRVLQTGEPIEIDRDHTLNWDGVKEGINLPIVFQGEVVGVVGITGDLKETRGYGQLVKMTTEMILEQAFLQKQLQLDERIKEELVHQLINGLPLNDGLVYERARSLQINLTVPRVVMVLKSRLPKVDRNQKLEQKLLEMKEQDDLMVTTYTGEIVLLKRVHVKDGHWDQERTLSAVRIWLNQLHKIDSSVKVAIGRFYPNFDQLHLSYKEAKDTLVVGEKLKVEQLLLSYDEFSVYVFIHELAHSRDNPFIEIMNKLKKEDELGDLKRTLEAYIKEDGKASNTANALFIHRNSLQYRLEKIKEITGKDPRRYNDLFELYLSLIIDQFTNE, encoded by the coding sequence ATGTACATTACAGAACAAATCGCGCAGGAGATTGTCGACCGTACGATGGCAATTCTTCCTTATAACATTAATGTCATGGACCAAGAGGGGCGGATCATTGGTTCAGGCGATCGTGGCCGGATTGCAACGAAGCATGAGGTCGCGGTACGAGTTTTGCAGACAGGTGAACCAATTGAAATTGACCGTGATCATACGTTGAACTGGGACGGGGTCAAAGAAGGAATAAATTTGCCAATCGTCTTTCAAGGGGAAGTTGTGGGCGTCGTCGGAATTACTGGTGATCTTAAGGAAACGCGGGGGTATGGTCAGCTTGTAAAGATGACGACGGAAATGATTTTGGAGCAGGCATTTTTGCAAAAGCAGTTACAGCTCGATGAACGAATTAAAGAAGAGCTCGTACATCAGCTCATTAATGGCTTGCCACTAAATGATGGACTCGTGTATGAGCGCGCTCGTTCGCTGCAGATTAATCTAACGGTGCCGCGGGTCGTTATGGTGTTAAAAAGCCGTTTGCCGAAAGTCGACCGCAACCAAAAGCTCGAACAGAAGCTGCTTGAGATGAAAGAGCAGGATGACTTGATGGTTACGACCTATACAGGCGAGATCGTCCTTTTAAAAAGAGTGCATGTAAAAGACGGGCATTGGGACCAAGAGCGTACGTTAAGTGCTGTTCGGATTTGGCTCAATCAGCTACACAAAATTGATTCGTCTGTCAAAGTCGCAATCGGGCGCTTTTATCCCAATTTTGATCAACTTCATCTATCATATAAAGAAGCGAAGGATACACTTGTTGTCGGTGAGAAGCTTAAAGTCGAGCAGCTATTGTTGTCGTATGATGAGTTTTCAGTCTATGTTTTTATTCATGAACTTGCCCATTCACGAGACAATCCTTTTATCGAGATTATGAATAAGTTAAAGAAGGAAGATGAACTTGGTGATCTAAAGCGGACGCTTGAAGCGTACATTAAGGAGGATGGCAAAGCGAGCAATACGGCTAATGCGTTATTTATCCACCGTAATTCGCTCCAGTATCGTTTAGAAAAAATAAAAGAAATTACCGGAAAGGACCCGCGGAGATACAATGATTTATTTGAGCTGTATCTCTCGTTAATCATTGATCAGTTTACAAATGAATGA
- the gloA2 gene encoding SMU1112c/YaeR family gloxylase I-like metalloprotein: protein MKLNKIHHIAIICSDYEKSKHFYTDSLGLTVIKETYRKERDSYKLDLAINDDYQIELFSFPNSPERPSYPEARGLRHIAFEVTDIEEAVRELEAKGVAAEPIRVDEITGKKFTFFPDPDELPIEFYEK from the coding sequence ATGAAACTAAACAAAATCCACCACATCGCCATCATATGCTCAGACTACGAAAAGTCAAAACACTTTTACACCGATTCACTCGGGCTGACTGTCATTAAAGAGACGTATCGTAAAGAAAGAGATTCATACAAACTCGATCTCGCCATTAACGATGACTACCAAATCGAGCTGTTCTCCTTCCCAAACAGCCCGGAACGACCAAGCTATCCGGAAGCACGAGGTCTTAGACACATCGCTTTTGAAGTAACGGACATCGAAGAAGCTGTGAGAGAACTTGAAGCAAAAGGCGTTGCCGCAGAACCGATTCGCGTCGACGAGATCACCGGCAAAAAGTTCACCTTCTTCCCCGATCCGGATGAGTTACCGATTGAATTTTACGAAAAGTAA